The Peptacetobacter hiranonis DNA window TCGTCTGCATCTAATGTAGCTTGCATCTTAGGATTTACTTTTTCCTTAGCTGCTAAACAAGCAACTTTTACAGTGTTTATTCCTAGAGATTTTGCAGCTTTTATAGCATTATCTGCTATTTTCTTTTTCTGAGATACATCTGGATCTATATTCATTCCACCATCAGTAAGAATTAAAAGTTTGTGGTATGATGGTACCTCATAAATCATAACATGACTTAGTAAACTATCAGTTCTAAGTCCATATTCTTTATTCAACACTTCTTTTAATATAATAGAAGTATCTAGTAAGCCTTTCATAACATAATCAGCTTTACCAGATGATACTAATTTTACAGCCTTTTCAGCGCACAGTTTTAAATCACTCTCATCGATAACTTCTACATTATCTAAATTAAAATTGATTTCACTAGCTATTTTTCTAATCTTATCTTCTTCCCCAATAAGAATAGCTTTTATAATATCCATTTCACAAGCGTCTTTAACAGCTAGTAATACTTCTTCGTCATGTGCAGCTGCAACAGAAAGAACAGCTTTTTTATCACACGATTTTAGCTCATTAAAAATATCGTCTAATTTTTTTATCATCGCTCCACCTCCAGATGTATTTTTATAATAAATATTTTAAAAATATTTTATCCTATATTCTCTCTTTTTTCCTTAGAAATTAAAAATTCTATATACTGATGTTTTACTTCTTTTGCATCAAAGTTTACTATTTTAAAAACAATCCGCATAACAACACCCATTCCAAATGCGCTTAAAAGAGTCCCTACTCCAACAGGTCCTCCAAGGAAGTACCCTATAATTAATACTATTACTTCTATACAACTTCTTATAAGTCCAATAGGTTTTCCTGTTCTTCTATGGAATAAAAGCATCATACCATCTCTCGGACCTGAGCCCATTCCAGCTCCTATATACCACCACATACATATAGAAAGTAGTGTAAGACCTATTATTACCATTGAAACACTCATTAAAAATCCACTAGTATGAGGAACAAAATCTAAGTACATTATTAAATCTATGAACAATCCAAAAAATATCATATTTAAAACAGTTCCCCATCCAATATACTCTCCAGATATCTGGTCCAAAATTATAACCAACAGAGAAACCATAATAGACGCCTGACCTATAGTAATTCCTAACATTTGAGAAATACCTATATGCAACACATCCCATGGTGCAACACCAATATTTGCATTTATCATAAATACCGTACCTGTAGCACCTATAAAAAATCCTGCAAATAACCTAATGAGCCTAAACAAACTCACTCTCTCACTATTCTTAGCCTTTTCCAAAATCTCTACCCTCTCCCTAAAAAAATTCTACTAATATAAGTTTATAACTTTTTCGTAAATAAGTAAATTACAAGAAAAAATATACGATGATTTATTTATAAAACTCAAAAATGATTAAACATTTTCAGGATTTATAAATATTTCCTACTCTCATTATACAAAATGCTTGTTTAAGAGAATTAACAATAAATATAGATAAGTTTAATACTGTAAACAAAAAAATAATAACTATTTATCGCACGACAATCTGCAGATGGATGACAATTCCTTGATTTTTCAAGGATTTCAGTCATCCATCGAAGCCTGGAGGCGAAAATAGTTATTATTTTTTGTTTTTAATATTAATTTTTTATCTATATTTATTTAATTCTCTTAAACAAGCATTTGTAACCTCATCCATTGGATCAAGTTCATAAGCTCTTTCTATGTAGTAAGCTGCATCATCCATATTTCCATTGTTGAAATATGCCATTCCTAGATTACAAAGTATCTCTGGGTCTTCTTTTCTAAGCTTAGCAGCTTTTTCAAAGTATTCTATAGCTCCTTCAAGGTTGTATTTCTGAGCTTCTAAAAGTCCCATTTCAACAAGAGTATCAACCTGAGTTGGTCTTAACACTAATATTTTTTCAAAGTATTTCTGGGCATTTTCAATATCAGCCATACCTTTATATCCAAGTGCTATCATAAATAATAAGTTCCACCAATCTGGAAATTCATCTTCTAATGGAAGAAGTTTTTCTAATCCTTCTTCACATTTTCCAGAAAGAACTAGAGTATACCCTTCTTCATACTGAACTTTATAGTCCATCTTACCTAAATTATCTTGAATTTCGGCTACTATATCATCATCTAAGTCTAATTTTAAAGCTTCTTCCCAAGTTAATTTAGATTTTATATACTGGTCCTGATTGTAGTAATGATATCCTAACTGATAATAAGCTAGACCAAAGTTTGGATCTATATTTATTACTCTTTCTAATTTATCAAGTGCATCAAGTAAAAAGTCATTTACAGCTTTTGCATCTTCATCTTTTTTATACTGTTCTGCTATCTGCTGACAAATTATAGCATAGTGATATAATCCATTTACATCTTCTGGATATTTATTTACTAATGATTTCATATATATTAATGAATCTGTGTATTCACCTATTTCAAAGTATTTATTAGACATATATCCCATATATGCTTTTAAATCTAAATCTAATCCCTTAGCAAGTGCTTCTATAAATTTATCGTATTCTTCATTGTATTTGAATGTAGAATCTATCCCCATTATATAAATCATTGCATCTGCTATAGACATAGAGTTTAAGCTTTCCTGAGCAGTTTTGTCTTTTATTCCTTTTACAAGAACCTCATTTTTTATTGGAACGTCAAGCCCTTCTGCTGGAATATCATATCCTTTTATCTTAAAATCTCCGTCTGCTTTCAGAGTTATAAAAGCAAGCTCATCTGTCTTTTTAAGAAGGTATTTTTCTATTTTATATTTCATATTTATTCACCTTTCCTTTTTTGTATATTCAACTAAATTTCCACTCTATAGGATAGAGATTTTTCAAATATCTTTGAAATATCATAATCGAACATCACTATATTGTCAATCTTTTCAGGATTTATCATAATACTTTCTTTTAATGCCTCTACATCGTATCTAAATGGCTCAAACTGAACATATTTTATTATCATTTTAGCTGGAGTATCGAAGTGTTTTGGAATATACTTCTTAACATTATCATCATCCTGAAGGAATACATGACATCTATTTTTAAAGTCCTCAGGATAATTTCTAACAAAGAAATCTGGTACATTGCTAGTTTTTCCAAGAGATACATAATCGTATTTTAGAATATCTCTAAATAATTCTATATCCTCTCCAATTCTTTCTTCATAAAAATCTAATAAAATTTTATAGTTCTGATTTTTTCCCTGACCTGCATCAAAGTACCCATTTGAGTCGTGGTACTCAGCAAATTCTTCATAGAATTTGAATGGAGACTCTCTATAATATCTCTTTACAATAAATTCCATAGACATTTTAAAGTTTCCTGAGTTGTAGTATCTTTCAACCATTTCCTCTATATCTTTTAGTTTTAATATTTCTCCATAAGAAATATATTTATTAGATAATACCTCGTAAGGAGGATATGATTTATACTCAAAACCATGCATATCAGCCATTTTTCTTATTCCAGTTCCCTTAATCATCTTTAAAAATCCTAGCTGAAGCTGCTCGATTTCTAAATTATATACATCATTAAATGATTTTTCAAACCCTTTGTACCCTTCATAAGGTAAACCTGCTATTAAATCTAGGTGCTGATGTATATTTTTATAAGATTCTATCTGTTTTACAACTTTAGATAATTTTACAAAATCGTCTTTTCTTCCACATGCCTCAAGTACATTTTGGTCTGTAGACTGAACACCTATTTCAAACTGGAATAAACCTGGCTTACAGTCTTTTAAGAATTCCAACATCTCATCGTCAATTAAATGAGCAGTTACCTCAAAATGATATGTCGTAAATCCATTATCATTTTCCATAAGGAATTTCATTATATCCATAGCAGTTTTTTTCTTCGCATTGAATGTTCTATCTATAAACTTTATCTGTGCAACTCTGGCATCTATAAGATTTTTTAAATCTTTTTTAACTCTATCCAAGCTAAAATATCTAAGACCTTTAATTGCTGATGATAGGCAGTACTGACAGTTAAATGGACATCCTCTTGAAGATTCATAGTAAACTATTCTATTTTCGTATTCTTTAGGATCCATATTATCATATGGACTAGGGATTAAATCTAAATCCTGTAGATAAGGTCTTTCTTCATTAACTACAACTTTTTCTCCATCTCTCCAAACAAGACCTTTTATATCAGCTGCATTCATTTTGCCGTTTAACATTAAGCAAACATCTCTAAATGTAACCTCACCCTCGCCATAAAGAATATAGTCTATAAATTTATGCTCTTTCATTAAGTTTTCGCTGTCGTAACTAACCTCAGGTCCACCTAAACCTATTATTAAATTAGGCATAACCTTTTTTAAATTTTCGCAAAGGCTCATTATATCTACAACATTCCAAATATATACAGAGAAAAATACAGCATCATATCCACCTTTGTATATATCCTTTAAAATATAATCAGCCTGATTATTTATCGTATATTCTCTTATTTCTGTTTCCTGTACATCTTTTGCAAATTCTTTTAAATATCTTATCGCTAAATTTGTATGAATAAATTTAGAGTTAAGGGTTGTAAGTAATATCTTCAAAAAATCACCCTCCAAAATTCTTTTTATATTTATTTTTGCAATATTTTCATCTATTTCAGTTTAATATTGCAACATTCTCATCTTTCCTTGTATTTTGTTCTTTATTTTATTATTATAATAATTGTAGGTAATATATTATAATCGTCTATTTTGACAGAAAGGATAGCTATCATGGAAAAATTCGAAAAAGTCTCACTTAATGATTTATCTGTTCAAGATCTTCTTCTTATAATAAAAGCCCTTGAATACACTAACGAAAATACTAAACTAAATGTATTTGGCGATCTTAGAAATAATCTTGTAAAAGAGCTTTGTTTCCTTACTGAAACAACTGAAGAAGAATTTCTTTCTTATATCGAATCTAAATCAGAATAATTCTAATTAAGATTTTTTAGCAAATCTAAAGCAGTACTCTCCTGATTTAGCTTGCACATTTATTTTTAATAAATTTCCATTTATAATCTTTGATTTTACTGTAAGCTTGTTTAATATAGGGTCTTGAATCGAATCACCCTCATTTAACGAAATAATTTCCAGCGGATTTGCCTTAGCATGATACTCTTTTTTATTAATTTTATATTTTTTAAGTTTTACAGTATATTCAGCCATGGAATCCACAAAGTCTATATTCTCTATTTCCGTTGAAATCTTTTGACCTAATAGCGAGAATAGGACTTTTTTTATTGAATCTATATCATACTTTTCATCTCTATCTTCAACATATATATCAAAAATAGCATCAAGTAATCCTGAGCATATATCACTACTAGAATTTCTCTTTCCATCTTTATACTCATCTATAGTCTTTATAAGACCAATTCTGTACATCTGGAATTTTACTACATTAGATTTTTCCATATCTATATTTAAAGAAATCACTCTTTCTTTTATCATGTCCATTATCTCATCATACTCAATAGATGGATTTTTTAATAAACTATGAATTAATTCACTGTAAATCAACGTTGCAATTAAATATTCGCTATACTTATTTTCAATTTTAAAGTACATAACATATTTTTTTACAAGTTCAACAAGCTCTTTATCACATTTTTCTCCAGCATTATTTCCCAATATTACCGGAAGAAAAATATTTAAAAGATTTTCACCATTGTACTCAGCTCCATAAAACTTATAATATCTAAGCTCATCTCTAAGTCTATTATTATCTACAAATAAATATCTCTGCTTAAAATCATCTATTAGACATTTTGTATTTACAAGCATTAACATTTTTATTATATCACTATCTGTATCAAACGCACTTATATAGGCATTTTTTACAAAATTATCTATTTGATTTTCCATAATTTCACCTCTAATTTAAAAAAAGAGGCTTATAAAAATAAACCTCTCTCTTTACTCTAAACTACTTTAAATCTAAAAACTACATTTTGTGTGGTGCGTGCATTCCTAATAATGCAAGACCATTTTCTATTGACTGTCTTGTAGCTTCAACAAGAGCAAGTCTTGCTTTTCTTAATTCTGCATCGTCTACAAGTATTGGGTTGTCATGATAGAATTTATTGAATGCCTGAGCAAGATCTAGTACAAATCTTGTTACTATATGAGGCTCATTTTTCTTCATTGATGCAAGTATACATTTGTTGAATGATTCTATAACTTTTAGAACTTCTGAGCTTCCTTCATCAGAAAGTAGGCTGTAATCTATATCAGAAGTAACCTCTTCGTTAGCTTTTCTTAATACTGCACAACATCTAGCGTGAGTGTACTGTACATAAGGTCCAGTTTCTCCATCAAAGCTAAGTGTTTTATCCCAAGAGAATGTGTAGTCTTTTATTCTGCTGTTTGATAATTCCTGGAATACTACTGCACCTACACCTACCTGTTTAGCTATTTCATCAACATTTTCAGCGTTAGGATTCTTAGTAAGTATTATATCTTTAGTTTTTTCTATTGCCTGTCTTAAAACGTCTTCAAGGAATACTACTCTACCTTTTCTAGTAGACATTGTTCCACTTTCAAGAGCAACCATACCAAATGGAACGTGAACAAGGTCTTTAGACCATTCGTATCCCATAAGTTCTAGTACTTTGAATAACTGCTGGAAGTGAAGTGCCTGCTGAGAACCAACTACATATAAACATTTATCGAAATCATAAGTTTCTTTTCTGTATATAGCAGCTGCTAAATCTCTTGTCATATATAATGTTGAACCGTCTTTTTTAGTTATAAGAGCTGGAGTTAAATTATATGCGTCAAGATTTACTATATTTGTTCCTTCAGATTCTTCTAGTAATCCTTTTTCTTTTATTAAATCTATTACTCTATCCATTTTATCTGAATAGAAACTTTCTCCTGCGTATGAATCGAATTCTATATCTAAAAGGTCGTAAACTCTTGAGAATTCTTTTAAACTTTCATCTCTGAACCACTGCCATAAAGCTTTAGCTTCTTCATCACCGTTTTCTAATTTTGTAAACCATGCTCTAGCTTCATCTTCCATTTCTGGATGTACTTCAGCTTCATCGTGGAATCTTACGTATAATTTTAATAATTCTGGTATTGGGTTGCTTTCTACTGTTTCTTTATCTCCCCATAATTTGAATGCTACTATTAATTTACCGAACTGTGTTCCGTAGTCACCAAGATGGTTTATTCTAACCATATTGTATCCCTGAGAATTATATATTTTGTATAGTGCATTGCCTATAACTGTAGTTCTTATATGCCCTATATGGAATGGTTTTGCTATGTTAGGAGAAGAGAAGTCAACTACAACAGTTTTTCCTTTTCCTAATTCACTTTTACCGTAGTTTTCTTTTTCAGTAAGAACTTTGTTTATAACTGTTTCAGCTAATTTTGATTTATCTACGAAGAAGTTCACATATCCTCCTAGCTGAACAACTTTTGATATAGATCCTTTTGGTTCTATCTTTCCTGCTATATCTTCAGCTATCATATTTGGCGCTTTTCTAAATATTTTAGCTAATTTAAAACAAGGGAATGCATAATCTCCCATTTCTTTATTAGGTGGTATTTCTATATAGCTCTGTATTTCTTCTAAAGTAAGGTCTTCTATCTGTTCCTTTAAAGCAGAAGCTACTTCTAATTTAAAATCCATTATTTCTTCCTCCTCAAATATTTTCTTTATATATTATTAATTTTCTTTATATTTTCCGTACAAAAATCATATTTTTTCGATTTTACATACTTACACTTATCTCTCTATGTTAAAACAATTTCAACTATTTTTCAAGGTGTTTAGACAATTTAATATGTCATTTTTTATTTTCATTTATTTTTGTCTTTTCTGTTCTAAATCTTTCTCGCTAATAGCTCTTATTCCGTTCATTTCAAATAATGCTGCAGTTACACCTTTCCCAACTTTCTTTATTCCTTTAAATTCTCCATTGTGTATTTTATTAACGCCACAAGAAGGACTTCCTTCTTTTAAAATAGCCAACTCAGCATCATACTTTTTAGCCTCTTCTAAACTAATCCGAGCACCCTTCATATACTCTTTTGTAACATCTACTCCCACTCTAGATATAACCTTACAATTTCCATCTATTACATCTTTTCCTTCTCCACCTATTATCTCTGCAGGCTCTCTTGGAGTAGAAAGGCCTCCTGTACATTCTGGGCAAATAGTTATGTATTCCTTTCCCTCTAAATAACTTAAAACAGCCTCATTTCTATTATTTCCACCACTGTACTTACAATTTTCTCCAACTAAACAAGCTGATACAACTACCATAACCTCATCCTCCTAATCTATATTAAAACTAATAAAAATAATAACTTTCTCATATACTAATTATACCTTTATCCACATGCTCTTGTCCTAAAATATTTTCCTAACAAAACATTAAAAAAATAAACTTTACTAATAAATATTCTCTATATTTTCTTATTAAAAAACATTTCTATAATTACAGGTCACAATTTACTAACATTAAAAAAATTTTATTAAATAGAAAAAAGGTGATGTTCAATCAAACAGCAACAATCTACAGACGATTTTTACATTAGCCTCGAACAACGTTCGAGATTTAAAAAAATCGTCGAAGCCTGGCGCGTTTGATGAACCTCACCTTTTTCTTTTAATCTATTATTTTAATGTTACAATTGTGACACCTACGCCACCTTCACCGTATCCACCCGGTCTTTTTTTCTTTACATGTTTATTCTTTTTAAGAACATCCTGAAGTCCTGTCTTTAATACTCCAGTCCCAACACCATGTATTACAGTTACCTGTTCTAAACCTGCAACTGTAGCATCATCAAGATACTTTTCAAGTTCAAGAGTTGCCTCTTCAAGATTCATTCCTCTTAAATCAACTTCTCCTTTTACTCTTCCTGATTTTGCTTTTATTACACTTCTAGTTTTCTTAGTAACTGTAGCCTGCTGCTGATTCTTAATTCTCTGAAGAGACTTATATGGTAGGGTCATCTTCATTATACCAATCTGTACAACTGCTTCTTTCTTTTTATCATCAGCTGAAACAACTGTACCTTCCTGGTTAAGTGTAATTACTTTTACATCTTCACCAACCTTTAAGTTTTTAATCTCCTTTGAAGCTACTTTAGGCACTATCATGCTCTTAACAGTAGGCTGTAGACTTCCCATTGAATCCGTCAATTCTTTTCTAAGCTGCTCAATCTGTCTATTTTTTTCTTTAGATGCTCTTTCTTGTTCTAATTCTCTAAGACGTTTTATTATTTCATCTACTTCTTCTTTTGCCTGTCTTGTTATAGAGAATGCCTCACTTCTAGCTCTTTCCATCATCTTTTCTTTCTGATTAGTTAGTTTTTCTAGTTTTTCGGCCTCTGCATCTCTTATCATCTGTATTTCAGTTTTTAATTTTTCAGCTTCTGCTCTATCTTCTTCTGCTTTTATTCTATTCTTTTCTACATTTTGAAGAAGGTCTTCAAGTTCTATATTTTCTGTATTTATAAATTCTTTAGCTCTATTTATAACAAATTCGCTAAGCCCTAATTTTTTCGATATTTCAAAGGCATTAGATTTTCCTGGCACTCCGATAAGAAGTCTATATGTTGGACTTAATGTTTCAACATCAAACTCAACCGCAGCATTTTCAACACCTTTTTTAGTAAGGGCATAGTTTTTAAGTTCACTGTAATGAGTAGTAGCTATACATTTTGCTCCTGCCATCCGAACATCTTCTAGTATTGCTATTGCAAGTGCTGCACCTTCTACTGGATCTGTTCCTGCTCCAAGTTCGTCAAATATTACTAAAGAATCTTCTGTAACCTTATCTAATATAGATACAATTCTAGTCATATGAGATGAGAATGTAGATAAACTCTGTTCTATACTCTGCTCATCACCTATATCTGCAAATATATTGTCGTATACACACATACTACTTCCAAAATCAGCTGGTATATGTAGACCACTCTGTGTCATAAGCGCAAATAAACCTACCGTTTTAATAGTTACTGTTTTACCACCTGTATTTGGTCCTGTTATAACTAATGTGTGGAATTCATCTCCAAGATATATAGTATTTGCAATAACTTTTTTAGGATCTAGCAATGGATGACGTCCATTTTTTATTACAAAGCTTTTGTCCTTATTAAGCTTAGGATCTATACCTTTCATTTCTAATGAAAGTTTACCTTTTGCAAATATAAAATCTATTTTTTCTAGTATTTCTTGATTTGATATAATCTCTCTAGCTATTTCACCTATCATCTTTGATAATTCAGCTAGTATTCTTTCAATTTCTTCTTGCTCATCTAATTTTAACTTTCTAAGCTCGTTGTTCATCTCAACTATGCTCATTGGCTCAATGAATAAAGTTGCACCAGATGAAGATTGATCATGTACTATCCCAGCTACAACAGATCTATATTCCGCTTTTACAGGAACAACAAATCTATCTCCTCTCATAGAAATAATACTATCTTGTAAGTATTTCTGGTATGTAGCTGAAGATATTATAGTATTTAGCTTTGATCTTATAGACTGATTTTTCTGTACGATTTTTCTTCTTATATCCCTAAGTGTATGAGATGCACTGTCTGCAATCTCTATTTCACTAACTATGGCATTGTATACTGCGTCTTCTATTTCCCTGTGTATGTAAAGAGATGTCGCAAGAGATTGTATTATAGGATAGTTAAAATCCTCTTCTTCCCCATCTCCAGATAAACTATTAGATAATACTCTAGCTGCTCTCAACGTATCAGCAACCATTAATAAACTTCCTGGATCAAGTGATGCTCCTATTTCCGCTCTCTTTACCTTATCTAAAACATCGTGTATCCCACCTAAGTTTACATGTCCTCTCTTTATTAAAATAGACTGTGCCTCTGTAGTTTCTTGCAATCTATACTGTACTTCTTCAAAATCAGAACTTGGTTCTAAATTTTCTATTTTATGAAGTCCTAAAGATGACGATGCTTTTGTTTTTAAAATTTCTATTATTTTATCAAACTCAAGAACTTTAAATGATTTATTGTCCATAATATCCCCTCTTTCTCAAAATTTTTTAAATTTATTAATCAATTTTTTTTATCAATTAAATTTAATATCTTTTATATTTATTTATGAAACGTTGAATTTTCGGACATATTGAGAAAATCGTTTTTTCTTTTTAAAAAAATTTTCAGATTTCAATATAAATTTGACGTTTTCCAATGTTTTTTTTTTAATTTTGTATTATACTGTTAATGTAGCTATTTAATATTATACATAAACATATAAAATTTGTATAATACAAAAGCAATTTTATTTATTATTATTTTATTCAGGAGGACTTTACAAATGTCAAATGTATTAGGACACTTAGAACCAAAAAGAGTTTTCGAAAACTTCGAAGCAATGAACCAGATACCAAGAGCTTCATATCATGAAGAAGCAGTTAGTAACTGGTTAAAAGAATTCGGTGAAAAATTAGGATTAGAAACTATCCAGGATAAAGTTGGTAACATAATAATCAAAAAACCAGCTACTCCAGGTTATGAAAATTGCCCAGCAGTTATACTTCAGGGACACATGGATATGGTTCCAGTTAAGGGAAAAGGATCTAACCACAATTTCGATACTGATCCAATAGAAATGAGAATAGTTGACGATATGATATACGCTAACAACACTACTCTTGGTGCTGACAACGGTATAGCAATAGCTATGTCTTTAGCTATATTAGAAGACAACACTTTAAAACACCCAGCTTTAGAAGCTGTATTCACTATAAATGAAGAAAGTGGTATGGACGGTGCTTATGCTCTAGATACTTCTTTATTAAAAGGTAAATACCTTCTAAACATAGACTCTGAAGAAGAAGGATGCTTCACTATAGGATGTGCTGGTGGTAAAACTCCACTTCTAACATTAGATAGAGAATACAAAGAAGCTTGCAGCTGCAAAAAAGCATTAAAATTCGCTGTTACTGATTTACTTGGTGGACATTCAGGACAGGAAATACAGTTACAGAGAGCTAATGCAACTAAATTAGTTGTAAGAATGTTAACTCAGCTTTCAGTTGATTTCGATTTAGCTGACTTAACTGGTGGTACTATGCACAATGCTATACCAAACCACGCTGAAGCTGTTATATTAGTAGAAGATGTTGATGCTGTTAAAGCTGAATTAGAAGCATTATACAACAAAATGAGAGCTGAATTCGCAGTTTCTGAACCTCATATGAACTTAGTATTTGAAGACGTTTCAGTTGAAAAAGTTTACACTGATGAATTCAAAACAAAATTATTAACATTATTAGCAGTATTACCACACGGTGTAAATTCTTACACAGTTAACGAAGATGGTACTTTAGATACTTCTCTTCCAGAAAGTTCAACAAACATGGCTATAGTTGAAAACGTTGGAGATCAGGTTAAAGTTACTTTCTCTATAAGAAGTGCTAAAGAAACTATAAAAGAAGAAATAGCTAAGAGAGTTGAATTACTTGCTGCTGCTTTAGGATGCAAATTCGAAATAATAGCAGGATACCCAGCTTGGGAAGTAATACCTCACTCTACTATAGAAAAAATATGTACAGATTCTTGGGTTAAAATAACTGGTAAAACTCCAGCTATAATAGCTATACATGCAGGACTTGAATGTGGTCTTCTTCTTGACAAAATGGAAGGTGTAGAAGCTATATCTATAGGACCTGATATGTTCGATGTTCACTCTGAAAAAGAACATTTAAGCATACCATCAACTAAAAACTGCTACGAATTCGTTCTAGATGTATTAGAATCTATGAACCAGTACTAAAATTAAAAGTACAAAATTAAAACTGAATAAATAATAGATTAAAAGAGATTGTTTCTTTAAGATTCAATCTCTTTTTTATTATC harbors:
- a CDS encoding bifunctional enoyl-CoA hydratase/phosphate acetyltransferase, which gives rise to MIKKLDDIFNELKSCDKKAVLSVAAAHDEEVLLAVKDACEMDIIKAILIGEEDKIRKIASEINFNLDNVEVIDESDLKLCAEKAVKLVSSGKADYVMKGLLDTSIILKEVLNKEYGLRTDSLLSHVMIYEVPSYHKLLILTDGGMNIDPDVSQKKKIADNAIKAAKSLGINTVKVACLAAKEKVNPKMQATLDADELKSMCKDGMFGKGVVVEGPIAFDLAVSEEACKIKGYESEVGGDADILLVPTIETGNGIGKALTYMANAKSAGIIMGAKAPVVLVSRADTHESKLYSIAYGAIATK
- a CDS encoding YczE/YyaS/YitT family protein; the protein is MEKAKNSERVSLFRLIRLFAGFFIGATGTVFMINANIGVAPWDVLHIGISQMLGITIGQASIMVSLLVIILDQISGEYIGWGTVLNMIFFGLFIDLIMYLDFVPHTSGFLMSVSMVIIGLTLLSICMWWYIGAGMGSGPRDGMMLLFHRRTGKPIGLIRSCIEVIVLIIGYFLGGPVGVGTLLSAFGMGVVMRIVFKIVNFDAKEVKHQYIEFLISKEKRENIG
- a CDS encoding tetratricopeptide repeat protein → MKYKIEKYLLKKTDELAFITLKADGDFKIKGYDIPAEGLDVPIKNEVLVKGIKDKTAQESLNSMSIADAMIYIMGIDSTFKYNEEYDKFIEALAKGLDLDLKAYMGYMSNKYFEIGEYTDSLIYMKSLVNKYPEDVNGLYHYAIICQQIAEQYKKDEDAKAVNDFLLDALDKLERVINIDPNFGLAYYQLGYHYYNQDQYIKSKLTWEEALKLDLDDDIVAEIQDNLGKMDYKVQYEEGYTLVLSGKCEEGLEKLLPLEDEFPDWWNLLFMIALGYKGMADIENAQKYFEKILVLRPTQVDTLVEMGLLEAQKYNLEGAIEYFEKAAKLRKEDPEILCNLGMAYFNNGNMDDAAYYIERAYELDPMDEVTNACLRELNKYR
- a CDS encoding B12-binding domain-containing radical SAM protein yields the protein MKILLTTLNSKFIHTNLAIRYLKEFAKDVQETEIREYTINNQADYILKDIYKGGYDAVFFSVYIWNVVDIMSLCENLKKVMPNLIIGLGGPEVSYDSENLMKEHKFIDYILYGEGEVTFRDVCLMLNGKMNAADIKGLVWRDGEKVVVNEERPYLQDLDLIPSPYDNMDPKEYENRIVYYESSRGCPFNCQYCLSSAIKGLRYFSLDRVKKDLKNLIDARVAQIKFIDRTFNAKKKTAMDIMKFLMENDNGFTTYHFEVTAHLIDDEMLEFLKDCKPGLFQFEIGVQSTDQNVLEACGRKDDFVKLSKVVKQIESYKNIHQHLDLIAGLPYEGYKGFEKSFNDVYNLEIEQLQLGFLKMIKGTGIRKMADMHGFEYKSYPPYEVLSNKYISYGEILKLKDIEEMVERYYNSGNFKMSMEFIVKRYYRESPFKFYEEFAEYHDSNGYFDAGQGKNQNYKILLDFYEERIGEDIELFRDILKYDYVSLGKTSNVPDFFVRNYPEDFKNRCHVFLQDDDNVKKYIPKHFDTPAKMIIKYVQFEPFRYDVEALKESIMINPEKIDNIVMFDYDISKIFEKSLSYRVEI
- the argS gene encoding arginine--tRNA ligase — its product is MDFKLEVASALKEQIEDLTLEEIQSYIEIPPNKEMGDYAFPCFKLAKIFRKAPNMIAEDIAGKIEPKGSISKVVQLGGYVNFFVDKSKLAETVINKVLTEKENYGKSELGKGKTVVVDFSSPNIAKPFHIGHIRTTVIGNALYKIYNSQGYNMVRINHLGDYGTQFGKLIVAFKLWGDKETVESNPIPELLKLYVRFHDEAEVHPEMEDEARAWFTKLENGDEEAKALWQWFRDESLKEFSRVYDLLDIEFDSYAGESFYSDKMDRVIDLIKEKGLLEESEGTNIVNLDAYNLTPALITKKDGSTLYMTRDLAAAIYRKETYDFDKCLYVVGSQQALHFQQLFKVLELMGYEWSKDLVHVPFGMVALESGTMSTRKGRVVFLEDVLRQAIEKTKDIILTKNPNAENVDEIAKQVGVGAVVFQELSNSRIKDYTFSWDKTLSFDGETGPYVQYTHARCCAVLRKANEEVTSDIDYSLLSDEGSSEVLKVIESFNKCILASMKKNEPHIVTRFVLDLAQAFNKFYHDNPILVDDAELRKARLALVEATRQSIENGLALLGMHAPHKM
- a CDS encoding DUF523 domain-containing protein; its protein translation is MVVVSACLVGENCKYSGGNNRNEAVLSYLEGKEYITICPECTGGLSTPREPAEIIGGEGKDVIDGNCKVISRVGVDVTKEYMKGARISLEEAKKYDAELAILKEGSPSCGVNKIHNGEFKGIKKVGKGVTAALFEMNGIRAISEKDLEQKRQK